A window of Hordeum vulgare subsp. vulgare chromosome 5H, MorexV3_pseudomolecules_assembly, whole genome shotgun sequence genomic DNA:
GTATTTTTACAGTCCACCATGCAAAATAGGAAATACTGCTCGCTTCCAATCCATATTAAGACAAGTATATGGATCTAAGGGAGTAGTACGACATATACACAAAATTCAGAAATTCATaggggcgcacaggtgcgtgggaaCACACTTGCCAAGCCCTTCCAGGCCAACCAATTGCTTGGCGATTCGTAAAGTAATCGGCTCCGACATGGGGGAATAGTAAGTTTAAAATTTCAAACTTTGAAACTTGCGATTTTCTCGATCGCTCGTATCTAGTTTCAGAGTTGAAACTTCAAGCGAGTTTAATGTACTTACTTCATCACCGTTTAGAAGGCAtgattaaatttacgtgcattttttCAATAAATAAAATTTAGTGTCCATTGCATTTAttcctagcagctaattagtactccgcTGTACTACTTTTAcctgcatgcgtagtgtgaatgctattttttagcTCATCTCACACCCAATCAATAATCACCTAGCTTCCAGAGAATTTCCAAACACGTCTTCTAATTTCTAAACCGTGAAGAGGGAGTAGAAAAGTTGTGATTTTGTCCGTCGCCATACTAAATTCTAAAGGTTGAAATTTAAaataaattttctaaactccttaAAATATATTTAATACGGATTATCTGAAAGCCTTCATCACGAGAAACATGAATAGGAAAACAAAACTTTAATTAGACCTTTGATTCAAAAGAAATAAATGTTTGCGAGGGACTCAGTGCGCCGCAAGTACAAATCCTCTTCCATCGATCGATCAAAAGACAGTACCAGCTGATACCTAGGTTGACTCACCTGGAGTTTCGTCACGAGTAGTGCTAGTAGTAGGCGCTTCATCGTTTGTGTACGGTTGTGGATTCAGCGGCGAGTTGTTGCTCTTTATCGGATGAGGAAGGGTCTTCGCCGACAGTCCCGCTCCCGGTGGCTCTTGACAGTCCCGCACGAGATTGTCTCTCGCAACGCAAGGCATCGATAGCATCTTCCCCGCGCCCACGTACTTGAAGGCGAGGCTATGCGCAGAATCGGTTGGCCGGCGAGCATGGCCACCGAGCGCTCCTCCCCGGTCGGGCGAGCATGGCCATGGCCACCATGACCCACAGTCCACAGACACCGAGCGCTCCTCCACGGTCTGTCGCCGACAGGGAGGAAGCCAGCCAGCATCGTCGGTGACCCGAACGGCCTTCAAATCAGGGACATGAGCAGCCGGTCAAGGGCGTCCGCGGCGCCAACTCCTCGGCTTCACCATCATCAGAGGCTCAGAGCTTACGGAGGCAACCCACAGGCCACATCGAGTCGTTGGAGCACCGGAGGACGGACCCGCCGAAGCCAAGTCCTTCCGTGGCAGCCAGTTGCGGTTGCAAGGGCCCCGCTCATCAACGTCGCAGGCGAGGACGTACCGGAGACGCCAGACCCGAAGGGTGAGGCGCCCGGTGAAGCGGCATTCCGCCGGAGTCGAGTCCCAGGCTAGCAAGCAGCAATGCAGCCGGCTGTGGCTGCTGGACCCGCACATCCGCGTCGCCGTAGACGGCGGGAGGTGCCAAAAGAGACGCCCCAAGACGGGTGACGTCGTCGGAACTGGCGCTCATGCAGGCGAGGGAGCTAGAGGCCACAGCAAGCCTCGCAGATCCGGCCGAGGCAGCGGCTGGGGAGCCGGAGCTCACGGAGGGAAGGGCGCCAAGATCCTGTATTCCATGGAGCAGCGGACCTGGACCGAAGAGAGCGCGCGCGCGACGCGGAACTCGGATCGAACACGGAGATCGGGCAGCCGGAGCACGGAGATCGGGCAGCGGCCGCCGCGTACGCTGCGACCAGCTAGCGCGGTCGCGAGAGCTGGCTTCATGTCCGTGTTTAAGCCCCCTTACCAACCATTCTAGTGTAGCCATCAATGAATCTCGTCATATCAATTAATACTTACCACTCGCCGAAATTTCCAGGAAAGTAATACTAGCTGGTGACGAGTGGAGTTCGAACGTATGTTTACTCGTAAACATGCATGCGATGAATATCCAGTGATAAATATGGTCCAGAAATGTAATATTACATATAATCTTAGAACAAACTCAACAACAACTCCAGTGTATACATATATGATATAACCATTATATAAATTGACCAACATAACTACTTACTCTGTCTCAACATAAGTGACGGAAATGTAATACAAAATTAGTATAAATTTTGTATTAAAAAGACGACAATTATTTCAGGACGGAGGTAGTACAATATAGATCAAACCAACATGCAGGAACAAATAAAACACTTCTTATCCTTCCACAAAGATATATAGAGTTTCTTATTTTATTTGAAATATAACTTGGAAGAACTAAGATTCACATGCTTCTTCTTTCACACAAGGCCTAGCCACGTGgaccctttgcccccttagtagaCATGCCATTGCCCTTGGCCTCTGAAAGATGAAAAAAAAGGAAACTTTAATTAGACATGTATACATATTAGTATTTTTACAGTCCATCatgtaaaatagaaaaaaattatttCCTTCGTTTTATATTACTTATCGTcaagtaatatggatcggaggaACAACTACGaccaataaaaaaacaaaaattcaCCAAGCCCTCCCCGGCCAACCGATTGCTTGGCGATCCATATAGTAGTTGGATCCCGCACGAGAGAAATATAAGTTTTATACTTCTGACCTTGAAACTTATGGTTTTTTCGGTCGCTCGTATCAAGTTGCAGAATTGAAACTTTAAACGATCTTTTTTATGTACAAATGTTATGATTTTGTCAGTCACGCATACTAAGTTTCAAAGGTTGAAACTTAACGAGAATTTCCAAAACTTCTTAGAATGTATTTAAACCGGATTTTATTTGAAAATAATTGTCACAAGAAACATGAAGACGAAAACGGACCTAAATTTAGACttaaaaaaaagatataaaaatataGAAATCAAGACCCGAAGAAAAAGCCACGCCCGAGGGAATCGGTGCCCCCGCACATAGAAATCCTCTTCCATCGATTGATCAAAAGCTACAAACAGATACCTAGGTTGACTCACCTCCAGGTTTGTCACCAGCAGTGCTAGTAGTCTGCGGCGGCTGCTGATTCACTGTGCTCGAGCTCTCGTTAGTAAGGGTCTTCATCGACGGAGCTTTAGCTGAAACCGTTGTGGATCGAGCGCACCCATGCAAAAGACGTCAAGAAAGTGCAAGAAAGCAATCAGAGACCAGAAAAGGCCAAGCAGAAAGGTACTGGCTAGCTAGAAAGGTGCAGATCTGAAAGGGAGCTATCACATCCATGCAGGCACGTATCCTTATGATCTAGTACTAATCGGACGAGTGATGCTCACTAACCCTTCTTTTGGTCATCCTGCCGTGCACTCACAGTATGCTCCTGACGCTGGACAGCATGCGGCTTGCCCGGCACCGGCACCGGCTCTTTACTTGTCGTCCCTTTTGCTGCAGACATGTCTGGGGAATACGTTGATACATCAGAAAATTGTACTGTAGATGCTAGTAATTAGCTTGCTTGCACCATGCACATGCAATGGATGAATCGGAGATGTGGAGGCTGCCGGCTCACCTTTGTTTTTGCCTGCCGTGTTTTTATCAGTACTGGAGATGGAGAGCCTTCGTGTTTGGGGGATCTTCAGGCTTCGGCTAGCATGGAGTATTGAGTTTTGCTGCTAACAATCGACACGCATGGAGTGTATTTATACATCGTGGTTGCCTCATACACCTGTGATTTAGCTTAGCTGACAAGGCTACGCGCCTTCCTAGGCGGTAGCACATAAGTACGTGGCAATTTCCTTCCTAAGCCGTACGAGCATATATACGTGTCCCCGgcaaaaaaaaaatagttgtcatTTGTttgtcaaaaaatatatatacataCGTGACATTTGCCTTCCCGCTGGGCAGAACTGTGAGTGTGTAAGGCAGGAAATGCAAGTAGCAGAACCGGAACTGTTGGGGGAGTACGATTGACGAACTTGACCCAACGGCCAACTAGAAAACGCGTTTGGACGGAACCGCGCGGAAATGTGCGGGGCACAAACCTGCCAAGCCATGCCGGGTATGCTAAGTTTTAACTTTCAACCGTTGAGAGTTACGATTTTGCATATGAAAATTAcaattttctcgcttgctcttatcAGATTACATAGATAAAACATTAGGATTTTTTATGGGTCGTAGGCACAAAAGTTCCGACGTTAACGATCATTCAAGTGTGCTGTCATCGGATCCATCCACCAAGGCTAGAATTAAGGTTTTCATCCTGAAGAATCAGTCCGAACAAATTCAAGCAATCCCTCCAACAAGGTAACGACGTAAAAATATATCGTCATTGTCACGTATAACCACTCGGGTGTGTGACTTAGACTTTCACCCCGGAGCTCGAGATCGGGTGCACGGAGCACCACCATCAAAGTGACACATGTGTTGTCGCCACCACTTTTCGGCAATCCCAACAGCTACAATTGGCCACTGCTAATCCATAACGATCCCCTTGTGTCAAGTCGTCATCCGCAATTTGTATCACACAACTGAAGTAATTCACAAATCCGAAGTTTTTCAATGACCCCGTTGTCGTGGATATGTAGGAAGTCGCTACAGAGAAAATACGCAGTCACCACCATCTGGCCGATCGGATATGGATCACCAGCAATAGAGGATCGCAATGTCGCTGGACAGCACCACAACGCGAAAGGTCAATTCATTGCCGCAGCCCCAGATGCCAAGCGCTACTACCCCTAGGGCCGCCGTCAACACTTCCTGTCACCCACCATCATCTAGGCTTCAGattgccaagcatggcaccccgccAGCAGCAAGGGCAAGATCTGGGCAAGGCCAGCATCCCGAGCCCAACTAGGCTTGTTGTCGTGGCTCGAAGGAGCCCACCGCTCAAGCCCTTAGCCCGTGACATAGATCATGGAGAGGGACAAGAAGGGTAGACAGGGCCGCGGCGAGGACAACGACCGAGGATGCTACCACTCGTCGGACTGGCGCAGCCACTGAAAAGGGCCACCCTGGAGCCGCGCCATGATGGGATCAATCTTGGGCTAGGGGCTGGGGAGGGGTGCGCGCAACCCCAAAACATGAACGAGTCCGCCCCGCCACTACCATCCCAGCCCTCCGGCAGCGACGATGCGGGAGGTGCTGGAGGAGGGCCTCCGGGCGGATGGAGGGGGACACGGGAGATGCGGATGGTTCAGTTCAGCGTCGAGCCAATGTGACTTGTGATGAATAGCGGTATTAAATAGTATCCCACGGTGTAAaatgtgatgtgtgtgtgtgtctatatatatatatattaatactaTTCACCATCCAGGgtgcagaataagttattcttcactcgGGGTAATCTTACTATTgttttataaataaataaattctgAATACAAATACTTGCAATCATATTCATCCACTATGTAAAATTAGCATAAAAAAATATAGGCCATAAGATAAGAAAAATTGCATTTTATGTATAGTTTTCACTACGGTTTTACATTCGTAATTTTACgtagcaaaaatattttttacgatGATTATGAATTTTCTTGCGATCTCTTTTTATGTATAAAATAGATAAAATTTACCGAactaaaattacggtgcattgtatatatatatatatatatatatatatacagggtcgcgctattcgtcatcctgggtgagaaatagttattcttcacccccctctattttaacatcaatgcaccgtaattttacgttccgtaaattttgtcttattttatatGTAAAATGAGACCGTgaaaaaatataatcaatgtaaaaatattttatgtcacgtacaattacgaacatacaaaaatagtgcaaaaaatagAATAAACTCAATTTTTttggtcttgtgacctatatttttgtttttcttttgtcaaattttacgtagtgattcaataaaaatgtaaatatttgtatttcaaatgtaatttatttgtaaattgatcgtaatattatctcgggtgaagaataaactattctgcactctgggtgatgaatagagtttctatatgtatatacatatatatatatggtaggatgtatttttcctatatatatatgtatatatataattttactatcgtttcataaataaattatattTTGAATTCCAATAATTACATTAATATTGATTCACTATGTAAAATTTGgcataagaaaataaaaatataggtcataaattcagaaaaattacaTTTTATggatattttacactatgtttttacatTTGTAATTTTATGTAACAAAAATATTTTTACGGCcattatatattttcttacgtTCCTTTCTTACGAatagaataaaataaaattaacaaAATATAAAATTACAGTGTATTTATAGTAAAATAGAAgggatgaagaataactattcctcatccagggtgacgaatagtcaaTCCCTATATATATATTAGAACGATTTCAATATGCAATTCCGGTATATTTGATCCACCGTACAAATTCACCAACATAACTATGGCATATACAGATatgaacgaagaac
This region includes:
- the LOC123398121 gene encoding uncharacterized protein LOC123398121, whose translation is MSAAKGTTSKEPVPVPGKPHAVQRQEHTVSARQDDQKKAKAPSMKTLTNESSSTVNQQPPQTTSTAGDKPGEAKGNGMSTKGAKGPRG